A region from the Coffea eugenioides isolate CCC68of chromosome 9, Ceug_1.0, whole genome shotgun sequence genome encodes:
- the LOC113781946 gene encoding nuclear transcription factor Y subunit B-6-like — protein MELGGNGGFTGYRRFPQPNSGMTRAAEISMGLPSKTSHNTPPSSSSSSPAAAADHTMMDGECTVREQDRFMPIANVIRIMRKILPPHAKISDDAKETIQECVSEYISFITGEANERCQREQRKTITAEDVLWAMSKLGFDDYIEPLTLYLHRFREFDGGERGSLRAAHDLAVGKRANIDHLAAAAGFGLGGGGFATYPPPHFHLPHHPPLVAAGFFTTAAVPFHMNGFLKDPSSTGGGQATSSQATAAVVANDGGHQEQAFDNCKE, from the coding sequence GGATGACGAGAGCAGCAGAGATAAGCATGGGACTGCCATCTAAAACAAGCCATAATACTCCACCATCGTCCTCGTCCTCGTCCCCTGCCGCCGCTGCTGATCATACGATGATGGACGGTGAATGCACGGTCCGGGAGCAAGACAGGTTCATGCCAATAGCTAACGTGATCAGAATCATGCGTAAGATCCTTCCCCCACATGCTAAGATCTCCGATGATGCCAAGGAAACTATCCAGGAATGTGTATCGGAGTACATTAGCTTCATCACCGGAGAAGCCAATGAGCGTTGCCAGCGCGAGCAGCGAAAGACTATCACTGCTGAGGACGTGCTTTGGGCCATGAGTAAGCTTGGCTTCGATGACTACATTGAGCCTCTAACCCTATATCTCCACCGCTTTCGTGAGTTCGACGGCGGTGAGCGTGGCTCTCTAAGGGCCGCTCATGATCTTGCAGTGGGGAAGAGGGCAAATATTGATCATCTAGCTGCAGCTGCTGGCTTCGGATTAGGAGGCGGAGGCTTTGCAACCTATCCCCCGCCTCATTTTCACTTGCCTCATCACCCTCCTTTAGTCGCTGCTGGCTTCTTCACCACCGCTGCTGTTCCATTTCACATGAACGGGTTTCTCAAAGATCCATCCTCAACCGGAGGGGGCCAAGCAACTTCTTCCCAGGCTACTGCTGCTGTGGTGGCTAATGACGGTGGTCATCAAGAACAAGCATTTGACAACTGCAAGGAGTAG